One window from the genome of Alosa alosa isolate M-15738 ecotype Scorff River chromosome 15, AALO_Geno_1.1, whole genome shotgun sequence encodes:
- the c5ar1 gene encoding C5a anaphylatoxin chemotactic receptor 1, which yields MEHWNTSLLDYDPSDYNYTDVLTDITGTDVLGINHIISLVCYALVFIIGVPGNALVAYVTAFRMPHSVNALWFLNLALTDLLCCLSLPLLMIPLAQDMHWSMGPLACKLLHGTFFLVMYCSVLQLALISMDRWMLVSWPVWCQNWRRPRYAYWACLGIWILALLGSAPQFAIQEAVEPKLIFGGVSEKVRCMSVLHSMTAAWAITIFRFMMGFALPFMVICVSHWRVYQRASGRGQSRGGRERSARAARVIIAVVLTFFLCWAPVHVLDIVHLALPADHHIHHGHKLALANVLATCLAYVNSCLNPVIYVCMGRGFKEGITRTLRSVLHLASEAPIHSMGGTQNSKSTSANTLDRSV from the coding sequence ATGGAACATTGGAACACAAGTTTACTTGACTATGACCCCAGTGACTACAATTACACTGATGTTTTGACTGACATCACGGGCACAGATGTCCTTGGTATAAACCACATCATTTCCCTGGTGTGCTACGCCCTGGTGTTCATCATAGGTGTCCCTGGCAACGCCTTGGTGGCCTACGTCACGGCATTCCGCATGCCGCACTCCGTCAACGCCCTCTGGTTCCTGAACCTGGCCCTGACCGACCTGCTGTGCTGCCTGTCCCTGCCCCTGCTGATGATTCCGCTGGCCCAGGACATGCACTGGTCCATGGGCCCACTGGCCTGCAAGCTGCTGCACGGCACCTTCTTCCTGGTCATGTACTGTAGTGTGCTGCAGCTGGCGCTAATCAGCATGGACCGCTGGATGCTGGTCAGCTGGCCCGTCTGGTGCCAGAACTGGCGCCGGCCACGGTACGCCTACTGGGCATGCCTGGGCATCTGGATTCTGGCGCTGCTGGGCAGTGCCCCACAGTTCGCCATCCAGGAAGCCGTGGAACCGAAGTTGATCTTTGGCGGGGTGTCGGAAAAGGTcaggtgtatgtctgtgttgcaCAGCATGACGGCCGCCTGGGCTATAACCATCTTCCGCTTCATGATGGGCTTTGCCCTGCCGTTCATGGTGATCTGTGTGAGCCATTGGCGCGTGTACCAACGGGCGTCGGGGCGCGGGCAAAGCCGCGGAGGGCGCGAGAGGTCGGCACGAGCCGCGCGTGTCATCATCGCCGTGGTGCTGACCTTCTTCCTGTGCTGGGCGCCGGTGCACGTGCTGGACATCGTGCACCTGGCCCTGCCAGCTGACCACCACATCCACCACGGCCACAAGCTGGCGTTGGCCAACGTGCTGGCCACCTGCCTGGCCTACGTCAACAGCTGCCTTAACCCCGTCATCTACGTGTGCATGGGCCGGGGCTTCAAGGAGGGAATCACACGCACACTCCGCAGCGTGCTCCACCTGGCCTCCGAGGCGCCCATTCACTCCATGGGAGGGACGCAAAACTCAAAGAGCACCAGTGCGAACACACTGGACAGGAGTGTGTGA